A single Ignavibacteriales bacterium DNA region contains:
- a CDS encoding serine acetyltransferase — protein sequence MKEIAIYGAGGFGKEVACILNKINEISPVWKLIGYFDDGIAPGEQISHFGKVIGGLNKINAWSSPLNIAFAIGNPQILRKLVSNITNPNISFPNIIHPDVFFADPESFKIGVGNVFVRGCSFSCDVSVGDFNQMNSISSLAHDCKLGSYNVLMPLVRVSGGTEIGDCNFFGINAIILQNVKIGINTKIGAGSMVVRKTKDNSFYIGNPARRVDL from the coding sequence ATGAAAGAAATTGCTATCTATGGCGCCGGTGGCTTTGGTAAAGAAGTAGCATGTATTTTAAACAAGATTAACGAAATTTCACCTGTCTGGAAACTTATAGGATATTTTGATGATGGAATAGCACCTGGTGAGCAGATTTCTCACTTCGGCAAAGTGATTGGGGGCCTGAATAAAATTAATGCCTGGTCATCTCCTTTAAATATTGCCTTTGCGATAGGTAATCCGCAAATACTGCGAAAGCTGGTAAGCAATATTACAAACCCTAATATAAGTTTTCCTAATATTATTCACCCTGATGTTTTTTTTGCAGATCCCGAATCTTTTAAAATAGGTGTTGGGAATGTTTTCGTTCGGGGATGTTCATTTTCATGTGACGTGTCTGTGGGTGATTTTAATCAAATGAACAGCATCTCCTCTCTTGCGCACGATTGTAAACTCGGGTCATACAATGTGCTTATGCCATTAGTGCGTGTTTCCGGCGGAACTGAGATTGGAGATTGTAATTTTTTTGGGATCAATGCAATTATCCTTCAGAATGTCAAAATAGGTATAAACACAAAAATCGGTGCTGGGAGTATGGTGGTGAGAAAAACTAAGGATAATAGCTTTTATATAGGTAATCCGGCCCGCCGGGTTGATTTATAA
- a CDS encoding glycosyltransferase family 4 protein — translation MIDIANRFVKSNYTVRLITGSLNVGSDLLDKSAKITKICSYNRSSLVTRILTGLLGFIQIIYLLILRGGKGRWLVVSNPPFSMLLPLLTKRKVELIVFDLYPDLLIGLKIFSSRSLVLRIWSWLNKCAYNRAERVITISNSMKNEIQKYCIQKRIEMIPLWPDFNYNGILCKSENPFLVKNKLQGKFIVMYSGNMGISHSLNVIFDIAKIVLNTNVHFVLIGKGSERERLKKRILQENITNIQILPFEDSSELRFSLSAADIAIISQQSGISGFCFPSKLFRFLAVGAALLCITDENTELREFTELYSLGNSFSIDQVEEIANFIAELSSDDSKLAKFKKNAFKTSKLFNKEYLTPLYVQ, via the coding sequence ATGATTGACATTGCCAATAGATTCGTTAAGTCAAATTATACTGTTCGTTTAATCACTGGTTCTTTGAATGTTGGTTCTGATCTACTTGATAAATCAGCAAAAATAACTAAAATTTGTAGTTATAATAGAAGTTCCCTTGTGACACGTATTTTAACTGGGTTGCTTGGCTTCATCCAAATTATTTATTTATTAATTTTAAGGGGTGGCAAAGGAAGATGGTTGGTGGTATCAAACCCTCCCTTTTCTATGCTGCTGCCTTTGCTAACTAAAAGAAAAGTAGAGTTGATAGTATTTGATTTATATCCAGATTTGTTGATTGGTCTGAAAATATTTTCTTCACGATCATTAGTTTTGCGAATATGGTCGTGGCTTAATAAATGCGCTTATAATAGAGCTGAAAGAGTAATTACGATAAGTAATTCCATGAAGAATGAAATACAGAAATATTGTATTCAAAAAAGAATTGAAATGATTCCGCTTTGGCCTGATTTTAACTATAATGGAATATTATGTAAATCAGAGAATCCTTTTCTAGTAAAAAATAAATTACAGGGGAAGTTTATAGTGATGTATTCTGGTAATATGGGCATTAGCCATTCTTTGAACGTCATATTTGATATAGCAAAAATAGTCTTGAATACAAATGTGCATTTTGTGTTAATTGGTAAAGGTTCTGAAAGAGAAAGACTAAAAAAAAGAATTTTGCAGGAAAATATAACCAACATTCAAATATTGCCTTTTGAGGATTCATCAGAACTACGTTTTTCATTATCAGCTGCTGACATTGCTATTATAAGTCAGCAGAGTGGGATCTCCGGGTTTTGTTTTCCGAGCAAATTGTTTAGGTTTTTAGCTGTTGGTGCAGCACTTTTATGTATCACAGATGAAAATACAGAGTTAAGGGAGTTTACAGAATTGTACTCTCTTGGGAATAGCTTCTCGATTGACCAAGTAGAAGAAATAGCGAATTTTATAGCTGAATTAAGTAGTGATGACAGTAAATTAGCCAAGTTCAAAAAAAATGCCTTTAAAACATCCAAATTATTTAACAAAGAATATTTAACACCATTGTACGTGCAATAA
- a CDS encoding glycosyltransferase, producing the protein MNSNKIKIIRITTISATMNVILKGQLEYLNQYYKVIGITAKYLNYFEEIIIREGIKLYDVEMTRKITPVKDLLAVMKLVSIIMREKPLLIHTQTPKANLLAMLAAFICRTPIRILSIVGMPAYKDYGIRGWFLRNLDLLSYSLATNVYPNSWGLYHYYSKWKVLSKKIGMIGNGSSNGIDLNYYNPSRVSIEKLEKIRRNTRLTKMDFVFSFMGRVVNDKGVKELLEAFLSFCEDQKYLNCKLLIIGPLRETDDPIPKYYQDILINHPKIRFVGLQRDVRPFLLLSNTFVFPSHREGLPGSLIQAAAMGLPLIATRILGNEEIIESVGGFLVPVNDRFSLAEAMKKTYEKYSCQKELENKSREKIAQLYDQKKYWEYLKNEYEKVIRDKNNVQGKHS; encoded by the coding sequence ATGAATTCAAATAAAATAAAGATTATAAGAATAACAACGATTTCAGCCACCATGAATGTTATTCTAAAAGGACAGTTAGAATATTTAAATCAATATTATAAAGTAATCGGTATTACTGCAAAATACTTAAATTATTTTGAGGAAATTATTATTCGAGAAGGAATAAAATTATATGATGTTGAGATGACAAGAAAAATTACACCAGTAAAAGATTTGCTGGCAGTAATGAAGCTAGTTTCTATTATTATGAGGGAAAAACCTCTTTTAATTCATACGCAAACACCAAAGGCTAACCTATTGGCTATGCTTGCAGCTTTCATATGTCGCACTCCAATCAGAATTCTTTCTATTGTGGGGATGCCTGCTTATAAAGATTACGGTATACGAGGTTGGTTCCTACGTAATTTAGATTTGCTAAGTTATTCGTTAGCTACGAATGTCTACCCAAATTCATGGGGACTTTACCATTATTACAGTAAATGGAAAGTTCTAAGTAAAAAAATCGGAATGATTGGTAATGGAAGTTCAAATGGAATTGATCTAAATTACTATAATCCAAGTAGAGTCAGCATTGAAAAGCTTGAGAAGATTAGAAGAAATACCAGGTTAACAAAAATGGACTTTGTTTTCTCATTCATGGGGAGGGTGGTTAATGACAAAGGCGTTAAAGAGTTGTTGGAGGCATTTTTGTCATTTTGTGAGGACCAAAAGTATTTGAACTGCAAGCTATTAATCATAGGGCCTCTGCGAGAAACAGATGATCCAATTCCAAAATACTATCAAGATATTTTGATAAATCATCCCAAAATACGATTTGTTGGTTTGCAGCGTGATGTAAGACCCTTTCTTCTATTGAGCAATACATTTGTTTTTCCTAGTCATAGAGAGGGTCTGCCGGGGTCATTAATTCAAGCTGCTGCAATGGGCTTACCACTAATTGCGACTAGGATATTGGGGAATGAAGAAATCATTGAATCAGTTGGGGGATTTTTGGTACCGGTAAATGATAGATTTTCTCTTGCTGAAGCAATGAAAAAGACATATGAAAAATATAGTTGCCAAAAAGAATTAGAAAATAAAAGTCGAGAGAAAATAGCGCAATTATATGATCAAAAGAAATACTGGGAATATTTGAAAAATGAGTATGAAAAAGTAATTAGGGATAAAAATAATGTCCAAGGAAAACATTCGTAG
- a CDS encoding glycosyltransferase family 2 protein: MLISVIVPVYNVENYLNECIESIINQTFKNIEIILIDDGSKDGSSAICDSFAVLDERIIVVHQLNSGLSAARNVGLTLAKGDYIAFVDSDDYLNINTLSEANSVIKKYHCDIVFWSRIKEYKNRSVKVPAISTLDESILFEGSKLEILRRRMFGLIKEELKTPTKTDAFISAWGKLYKRDIIFQNNLTFLPTQEVGSEDVFFNIQAFFYAHRIVYLNKYFSHYRMYNPNSLTKHHSNTLYVRLKSLYSYIYGFVLEKNLNEEYETALRNRFSLWIINNCLTITSSRYEASLAKKIGDLNKILNDNLYKECISRLSLRYLPVVWKIFFLFAKNRKPLPLIILTYIYRRLNSLKSSISSIFIFFS, encoded by the coding sequence ATGTTGATTAGTGTAATTGTCCCTGTATATAATGTTGAAAACTATCTTAATGAATGCATAGAAAGTATAATAAATCAAACTTTTAAGAATATTGAAATAATTCTTATTGATGATGGTTCCAAGGATGGATCTTCTGCTATTTGTGATTCATTTGCAGTTCTAGATGAACGCATAATTGTTGTCCACCAACTAAATAGTGGATTGTCTGCTGCGCGAAATGTTGGTTTAACACTTGCAAAGGGTGATTATATTGCTTTTGTAGATTCCGATGACTATCTAAATATTAATACATTAAGTGAGGCTAACTCAGTAATAAAAAAATATCATTGTGATATAGTTTTTTGGTCTCGTATTAAAGAGTATAAAAATAGAAGTGTGAAAGTTCCTGCAATTTCTACTTTAGATGAATCTATTCTATTTGAGGGTAGTAAATTGGAGATTTTAAGGAGAAGAATGTTTGGATTAATTAAGGAAGAATTAAAAACTCCCACAAAAACTGATGCGTTTATTTCAGCATGGGGTAAATTATACAAACGTGATATTATATTCCAAAATAATTTAACATTTTTACCAACTCAGGAAGTTGGGAGTGAAGATGTTTTTTTTAACATTCAAGCATTTTTCTATGCTCACAGGATAGTGTATTTAAACAAATATTTCAGTCACTACAGGATGTATAATCCTAATTCTCTAACAAAGCATCATTCTAACACCTTGTATGTGAGATTAAAAAGTCTATATAGTTATATTTATGGATTTGTATTGGAGAAGAATTTAAATGAAGAGTATGAAACAGCATTACGAAATAGATTTTCTTTGTGGATAATAAATAATTGCTTGACTATAACAAGTTCAAGATACGAAGCATCTTTAGCAAAAAAAATAGGAGATCTTAATAAGATATTGAATGATAATCTTTATAAAGAGTGTATTTCTAGATTAAGTTTAAGATATCTACCAGTAGTTTGGAAGATTTTTTTCTTATTTGCAAAAAACCGAAAGCCGCTACCTTTAATTATATTGACTTATATATACAGAAGACTTAATTCTTTGAAAAGCAGCATCTCGTCTATATTTATTTTCTTCTCGTGA
- a CDS encoding glycosyltransferase: MKKNRIIFVTTCLAMGGVERASANIANGLSNAGYEVILLTIFKRPHFFQLNSEIILLEPENFNKKSINLFKSVVWIKKNIYIYKPDQVIAFVKLYSAITAIALLGSRIPLYISERSSPLYRWPYHVNIFCKLAFWLRPPEGVLSQTKIAAESHKLYYRNSKIHILPNAIRDVKTFPEIKREKMILAVGRIKDYLKGFDILLNVFSLLENKDWELLIVGGDDDDDDKKLNEIAVALKIKHRVKFLRKTNNIDLYFARSGIFVMSSRSEGFPNALAEAMAAGCCCVAFDFIAGPRDIIIDKYNGYIVPDGDINEMTYKLDFLIKNDEIRRKIGEKAMDIMDKLSIDSISNKLVKIINDDKNRSSI; encoded by the coding sequence TTGAAAAAGAATAGAATTATTTTTGTCACAACATGTTTAGCCATGGGAGGAGTAGAAAGAGCTTCTGCAAACATTGCCAATGGTCTATCTAATGCAGGATATGAAGTTATATTATTGACAATCTTTAAAAGACCTCACTTTTTTCAATTGAATTCTGAAATCATTCTTTTAGAGCCAGAAAATTTTAACAAGAAATCAATAAATTTGTTCAAATCAGTGGTCTGGATAAAAAAAAATATATATATATACAAGCCAGATCAGGTTATAGCTTTTGTTAAACTATATAGTGCTATTACAGCGATAGCTCTTTTAGGATCCAGAATTCCTTTATACATATCAGAGAGATCAAGTCCATTATACAGATGGCCATATCATGTTAATATCTTTTGCAAATTAGCGTTTTGGTTAAGGCCACCAGAGGGCGTGTTATCACAAACGAAAATAGCGGCTGAATCACACAAATTATATTACCGGAATTCAAAAATTCATATATTGCCTAATGCAATACGGGACGTTAAAACATTTCCTGAAATAAAGAGGGAAAAAATGATATTGGCAGTTGGCCGAATTAAAGATTATTTGAAAGGTTTTGATATATTATTGAACGTTTTTTCACTTTTGGAGAACAAAGATTGGGAATTACTTATAGTAGGTGGCGACGATGACGATGATGATAAAAAACTTAATGAAATTGCAGTAGCACTAAAAATTAAGCATCGTGTTAAATTTCTGAGAAAGACAAACAATATTGACCTATATTTCGCTCGATCAGGAATCTTCGTAATGTCGTCACGGAGTGAAGGGTTCCCTAACGCACTTGCTGAGGCTATGGCAGCTGGTTGTTGTTGTGTAGCATTCGATTTCATAGCTGGCCCGAGAGATATCATAATTGATAAATATAACGGGTATATAGTACCAGATGGAGATATAAATGAAATGACGTATAAGTTAGATTTTTTAATTAAAAACGATGAGATTAGAAGAAAAATTGGTGAAAAAGCAATGGATATTATGGATAAATTATCAATTGATAGTATATCAAATAAATTAGTAAAAATAATTAATGACGATAAAAATAGAAGTTCTATATGA
- a CDS encoding sugar transferase codes for MKNNLYIILFKRIFDFLFSLTLILLISPCLLLLIFLLFFSNRFNVFFVQSRPGKYGRIFKLIKFKTMTDEKDANGNLLHDSQRLTKIGKFLRSTSLDELPQLINVLKGDMSLIGPRPLLIKYLPLYSARQARRHEVRPGITGWAQVNGRNAISWQERFDLDVWYVENVSFFLDMKILLLTVFKVIKREGISSSTSVTMEAFRGND; via the coding sequence ATGAAAAATAATCTCTATATTATTTTATTTAAAAGAATCTTTGATTTTTTATTCTCTTTAACTCTTATTTTACTAATATCACCTTGTTTATTATTGTTAATTTTTCTTTTGTTCTTCTCAAACAGGTTTAATGTTTTCTTTGTCCAGAGCCGTCCTGGTAAATACGGCAGAATCTTTAAGCTTATTAAATTCAAGACTATGACAGATGAAAAAGATGCAAATGGCAACTTACTCCATGATTCACAAAGATTAACGAAAATTGGCAAATTTTTACGGTCAACTTCATTGGATGAGCTTCCTCAACTTATAAATGTTCTGAAGGGTGATATGTCATTAATTGGTCCCCGTCCTTTACTGATTAAATATCTTCCACTTTATTCTGCCAGGCAAGCGCGTAGGCATGAGGTTAGACCCGGAATTACTGGTTGGGCGCAGGTAAATGGAAGAAATGCCATTAGCTGGCAGGAGAGATTTGATCTGGATGTTTGGTATGTTGAGAATGTTTCCTTTTTTTTGGATATGAAAATTCTGTTATTAACGGTATTTAAGGTAATTAAGCGTGAAGGGATTTCATCCTCAACATCGGTAACGATGGAAGCATTCAGGGGAAATGATTAA
- a CDS encoding class I SAM-dependent methyltransferase, translating to MTKYTHTIEKHNLESPRRIVNHILPQINCQSVVDVGCGLGTFLRVFKEMGVNQILGIDGNWCKKDLLFENISKDEFLELDLEKNIQLNKTFDLAISLEVAEHLSSERAESFIKDLCSLSNTILFSAAVPFQGGDHHLNEKPLSYWIKEFNKNGYECHDTIRPIIWDDESIFWWYRQNTVLFKKAIESNNITNNVKLPIDIIHPELLKVISNPKDKNAIKRHLKILFRSITNT from the coding sequence ATGACAAAATATACACATACGATTGAAAAACACAACTTAGAATCGCCGCGTAGAATAGTCAATCATATATTACCACAGATAAATTGTCAATCTGTAGTTGATGTAGGATGTGGTTTAGGTACCTTTCTTCGCGTTTTTAAGGAGATGGGTGTAAATCAAATACTGGGTATTGATGGTAATTGGTGTAAAAAAGATTTACTATTTGAGAATATTAGTAAAGATGAATTTCTTGAACTAGATTTAGAGAAAAATATACAACTAAACAAAACATTCGATTTAGCAATCTCATTAGAAGTTGCTGAACATTTATCAAGCGAAAGAGCAGAAAGTTTTATTAAGGATTTGTGTTCGTTGAGTAATACAATTCTCTTTTCTGCAGCAGTCCCCTTCCAAGGAGGCGATCATCATCTAAACGAAAAGCCATTATCTTATTGGATTAAAGAGTTTAATAAAAATGGATATGAATGTCATGATACCATCAGACCTATTATCTGGGACGATGAATCTATATTTTGGTGGTACCGTCAGAATACTGTACTATTTAAAAAAGCTATTGAATCCAACAATATTACTAATAATGTTAAGCTACCAATAGATATTATACACCCTGAACTCTTAAAAGTTATATCTAATCCTAAGGATAAAAATGCAATTAAAAGACATCTCAAAATATTGTTTCGTTCTATAACAAATACTTAA
- a CDS encoding DUF1792 domain-containing protein: MLKYLFALVLYPLVIRKWSLPQVASIDETLDNLIHYKSSIARFGDGEFLYMVDKLNLPFQSYNERLSEILKLALSSNISGLLIGLPSGYHSLNNLTFKSKIVWRSHIAWTYPRVSKLLKPGKRYFNASFTRFYIEVKDKSRSEQYINKIRKIWNNLDVLLIEGEKSRLGVGNNLFNNANSVSRILAPKHDAFDRFDELFAAAMKYGQNKITLLALGPTATALAYSLALNGRRAIDVGNVDIEYEWLLARVTKKTKIIGKYTSEASGGRDVEDIADEKYDSQIIKKII, from the coding sequence ATGCTAAAGTATTTATTTGCTTTAGTTCTTTATCCGCTTGTGATACGAAAATGGTCACTACCCCAGGTAGCATCGATAGATGAAACTCTTGATAATTTAATCCATTATAAATCCAGTATTGCAAGATTCGGAGATGGTGAATTTTTGTATATGGTTGACAAATTGAATCTACCATTTCAATCTTATAACGAACGATTATCAGAGATATTGAAACTTGCACTTTCTTCAAATATCTCTGGTTTGTTAATTGGTCTGCCAAGTGGTTATCATTCACTAAACAATCTCACTTTTAAGAGTAAAATTGTATGGCGTAGTCATATTGCATGGACATACCCAAGGGTAAGTAAACTATTAAAACCTGGTAAAAGATACTTTAATGCAAGTTTTACAAGATTTTATATTGAGGTAAAGGATAAATCTCGTTCAGAACAATACATTAATAAAATAAGAAAAATTTGGAACAATTTAGATGTTCTTTTAATTGAAGGTGAGAAGTCAAGGCTTGGTGTGGGGAATAATCTCTTTAATAACGCCAACTCTGTTTCAAGGATTCTCGCACCTAAGCACGATGCTTTTGATAGGTTTGATGAGTTATTTGCGGCAGCAATGAAGTATGGCCAAAATAAAATTACACTTCTCGCCTTAGGTCCGACCGCCACTGCATTGGCTTATTCTTTGGCATTAAATGGAAGAAGAGCAATTGATGTTGGGAATGTTGATATTGAATATGAATGGTTATTAGCAAGAGTAACAAAAAAAACCAAAATAATTGGAAAATATACAAGTGAAGCAAGCGGAGGTAGGGATGTCGAAGATATTGCTGATGAGAAGTATGATTCACAAATTATCAAAAAAATTATTTGA